Proteins from one Rosa chinensis cultivar Old Blush chromosome 7, RchiOBHm-V2, whole genome shotgun sequence genomic window:
- the LOC112180435 gene encoding synaptonemal complex protein 1, whose translation MQKLGFPSMRSLDQFKSLSKSVSGGPPKTFAYSSRPPESASSGSFANLKLTAEKLVKEQASVKTDLEMANTKLKKSMEHIRALEEKLQNAFNENAKFKVKQKEDEKLWKGLESKFSSTKTLCDQLTETLQLLAGQVQDAEKDKESFEGKLSASAVALDGLSQQMNDLSIKLESAEETIRNREKELEERRLEKGEADKLYRNEQCRTANLIEEKDSMIKNFEETVATNRLATESLNTKLGEVHLELKLKEDEIRRLITAQEKLEAEKHDLHLSNYDLVKRLDMSVLEIKNLEGFVHVLAAHLAELDKQSLNFLKKFDKLNSLYEACFQLVNQERDLSAKLAQRQYDQLHDRFLNLTSEKDAIQLVNQELNNKVMELQKIQESIMAQLLEESCTARERIQKLEFETEALVSKKIEAEKLVSELELQIDSLSESSRSSENKMQNLLLKISALETENKDNTEKLQAEIQKKAEQIDGFLKEGETHEQHADLMDKQVSQLHSTLEEKEQLIVQYKEREMNLEEQITENCASLTAAETRLVEDKKQYDLMLESKQLELSRHLKDISQRNDQAINDIRKKYEVEKLEIVNMEKQKAENLVRDREIECEKKLEECKEESRQHLMRVQEEHAALVSSLQQEHDKKEQKLKDKHSEQLKQIQLQAENELREKLTSMRNEHEAQLRALRLQHEDEIKKLQEDLDLQKSKEEKQRALLQLQWKVMSDKPEEEQEVNSKKEYSISSKRNPVVRRRGQRSLRRPEHDEKDSPVVGATQTPVSTLLKKASENMNSPSAMNISKHHKKVIRDEYEVETGNGRTIKRKSRSTVMFEDPRKHKRTSTPKVKSPRSVVKGSKGEGQPRPSNIGDLFSEGSLNPYADDPYAFD comes from the exons ATGCAGAAGCTAGGGTTTCCGAGCATGAGGAGCTTGGATCAGTTCAAGTCCCTCTCGAAATCGGTCTCAGGAGGACCTCCGAAGACCTTCGCCTACTCTTCGCGTCCGCCGGAGTCGGCCTCGTCGGGAAGCTTCGCTAACTTGAAGCTCACCGCAG AGAAATTAGTTAAAGAGCAAGCTTCTGTGAAAACAGATCTGGAAATGGCg AACACTAAGCTGAAAAAATCAATGGAGCACATCCGTGCATTAGAGGAAAAGTTGCAGAACGCTTTCAATGAAAATGCTAAGTTTAAGGTGAAGCAGAAGGAAGATGAGAAGCTGTGGAAGGGATTAGAGTCTAAGTTTTCTTCAACTAAAACATTGTGTGATCAACTCACAGAAACTTTACAGCTCTTAGCTGGTCAAGTCCAGGATG CTGAGAAAGATAAAGAGTCCTTTGAAGGCAAACTCTCTGCGAGTGCAGTAGCTCTTGATGGTTTGAGCCAACAAATGAATGATCTGTCTATAAAGCTAGAGTCAGCAGAGGAAACTATAAGGAATC GTGAAAAGGAGCTGGAGGAACGCAGACTCGAGAAAGGGGAGGCAGACAAACTTTACAGAAATGAACAGTGCAGAACTGCAAATCTTATAGAGGAAAAAG ATTCTATGATTAAGAACTTTGAAGAAACTGTAGCAACTAATAGGTTGGCTACAGAGAGTTTGAACACTAAATTGGGTGAGGTGCATCTTGAGTTGAAGTTAAAAGAGGATGAAATCAGACGTTTGATAACTGCTCAGGAGAAGTTGGAAGCAGAAAAGCATGATCTCCATCTAAGCAACTATGACCTTGTTAAGAGATTAGATATGTCTGTCCTTGAGATAAAGAACCTTGAAGGTTTTGTTCATGTGTTGGCTGCACATTTGGCTGAATTGGATAAACAGAGtttaaactttctaaaaaaGTTCGATAAGCTAAACTCTCTCTATGAGGCGTGCTTCCAGTTAGTCAATCAGGAGAGAGATCTTTCTGCTAAGCTTGCTCAGAGACAGTATGATCAACTGCACGACAGGTTCCTGAACTTAACATCAGAAAAAGATGCTATACAATTGGTAAATCAGGAGTTGAACAATAAGGTCATGGAACTTCAGAAAATTCAGGAGTCTATTATGGCACAACTTTTGGAGGAAAGCTGCACAGCCAGAGAGAGGATACAGAAGTTGGAGTTTGAAACTGAAGCTCTGGTCTCAAAGAAGATTGAAGCAGAGAAATTGGTGTCTGAATTAGAACTGCAAATTGATTCCCTGTCAGAAAGCTCAAGGTCATCTGAGAATAAAATG CAAAATCTGTTGCTGAAAATCTCAGCACTAGAAACTGAGAATAAAGATAATACAGAGAAATTACAAGCAGAGATACAGAAGAAAGCGGAACAAATAGATGGTTTCCTGAAGGAAGGTGAAACACATGAGCAGCATGCAGATTTGATGGATAAACAAGTCAGCCAGCTTCATAGCACACTAGAGGAAAAGGAGCAACTTATTGTGCAATATAAGGAACGAGAGATGAATCTGGAAGAACAGATCACAGAG AATTGTGCATCCCTGACTGCTGCTGAAACTAGACTTGTGGAAGATAAGAAGCAATATGACCTCATGCTTGAGAGTAAACAACTAGAACTGTCAAGGCACTTGAAAGACATATCACAGAGGAATGATCAG GCAATTAATGACATCCGGAAGAAGTATGAGGTGGAGAAGCTGGAGATAGTTAACATGGAAAAGCAAAAG GCAGAAAATCTTGTTCGAGACAGAGAGATAGAATGTGAGAAAAAACTTGAAGAATGCAAAGAAGAATCTAGGCAGCACTTGATGCGTGTTCAGGAGGAACATGCTGCACTG GTCAGTAGTCTTCAGCAGGAACATGATAAAAAggaacaaaaattaaaagataaaCACAGTGAACAGCTAAAGCAGATCCAACTTCAAGCTGAAAATGAGTTGAGAGAG AAATTAACATCAATGAGGAATGAACATGAAGCCCAACTGAGAGCTTTGAGGCTTCAGCATGAAGATGAGATTAAGAAGCTTCAGGAGGACTTGGATCTTCAAAAGTCCAAA GAGGAGAAGCAGAGGGCATTACTGCAATTGCAGtggaaagttatgagcgataaGCCAGAGGAGGAGCAAGAAGTGAATTCGAAAAAG GAATACTCTATTTCGTCAAAGAGAAACCCTGTTGTGAGAAGGAGAGGTCAGCGCTCTCTAAGAAGACCGGAGCATGATGAGAAG GATTCACCTGTAGTGGGAGCAACACAAACACCGGTGTCAACACTGTTGAAGAAAGCTTCAGAGAATATGAATTCACCAAGTGCAATGAATATTTCGAAGCACCATAAAAAG GTAATTCGGGACGAATATGAAGTTGAAACCGGTAATGGAAGAACTATTAAAAGGAAATCAAGAAGCACAGTCATGTTTGAG GATCCAAGAAAACATAAGAGGACAAGTACACCTAAAGTCAAAAGCCCCAGGAGTGTAGTCAAG